Within the Thiohalobacter sp. IOR34 genome, the region AGAGCTTAAGGGCTGGTCCCCGTTCGCTCGCCGCTACTAAGGGAATCTCGGTTGATTTCTTTTCCTCCGGGTACTTAGATGTTTCAGTTCCCCGGGTTCGCCTCTACAGCCTATGTATTCAGCTGCAGATGACCACCAAAGGTGGCCGGGTTTCCCCATTCGGAAATCCTCGGATCAAAGCATGTTTGTCTAGCTCCCCGAGGCTTATCGCAGACTACCACGTCCTTCATCGCCTCCTATCGCCTAGGCATCCACCGTATACGCTTATTCACTTGACCATATAACCTCAAGAGGTCTGATCAAGTTGGTTCTCGCGAATGCAATATACCCAACATTGATAAACCAACAGCCGAAGCTGCCGATCTACCGTTGATACATCAGATTGATGTATTAGGCTTTCATCAGTTTCCGAATTGTTAAAGAACGTGAATGGTACATGCCATTCATCTGGCAGAAGCCAGAAGTGAACACCCGACAGGTGCTCACTTCTGATTTCTATGGCTGCTGATCCCCAGTAAAAATCTGGTGGAGCCAGGGAGGATCGAACTCCCGACCTCCTGCGTGCAAGGCAGGCGCTCTCCCAGCTGAGCTATGGCCCCTGAAAACATGAAATGGTGGGTCTGGGAGGATTTGAACCTCCGACCTCACCCTTATCAGGGGTGCGCTCTAACCAACTGAGCTACAGACCCGAGGTCGGTCCCCGCAGCCAAGGCTGCCGATCAGGTAACTTGTGAGGGAACTCACGCCGCAGACTGCGACGCTTTCTCTTTAAAGGAGGTGATCCAGCCGCAGGTTCCCCTACGGCTACCTTGTTACGACTTCACCCCAGTCATTGACCACACCGTGGTGATCGTCCTCCCGAAGGTTAGACTAACCACTTCTGGTGCAACCAACTCCCATGGTGTGACGGGCGGTGTGTACAAGGCCCGGGAACGTATTCACCGCGACATTCTGATTCGCGATTACTAGCGATTCCGACTTCATGGAGTCGAGTTGCAGACTCCAATCCGGACTACGACCGGTTTTCTGGGATTAGCTCCCCCTCGCGGGTTGGCAGCCCTCTGTACCGGCCATTGTAGCACGTGTGTAGCCCTACCCATAAGGGCCATGATGACTTGACGTCATCCCCACCTTCCTCCGGTTTGTCACCGGCAGTCTCCATAGAGTGCCCAACTGAATGCTGGCAACTAGGGACAAGGGTTGCGCTCGTTGCGGGACTTAACCCAACATCTCACGACACGAGCTGACGACAGCCATGCAGCACCTGTCACTCGGTTCCCGAAGGCACCAAGTCATCTCTGACAAGTTCCGAGGATGTCAAGGGTAGGTAAGGTTCTTCGCGTTGCATCGAATTAAACCACATGCTCCACCGCTTGTGCGGGCCCCCGTCAATTCCTTTGAGTTTTAACCTTGCGGCCGTACTCCCCAGGCGGTCAACTTATCGCGTTAGCTGCGCCACTAAATTCTTAAATGAACCCAACGGCTAGTTGACATCGTTTACGGCGTGGACTACCAGGGTATCTAATCCTGTTTGCTCCCCACGCTTTCGCACCTCAGCGTCAGTATTGGTCCAGGAAGTCGCCTTCGCCACTGGTGTTCCTCCGGATATCTACGCATTTCACCGCTACACCCGGAATTCCACTTCCCTCTACCATACTCTAGTTTGGCAGTATCGAATGCAATTCCCAGGTTGAGCCCGGGGCTTTCACATCCGACTTACCAAACCGCCTACGCGCGCTTTACGCCCAGTAATTCCGATTAACGCTTGCACCCTCCGTATTACCGCGGCTGCTGGCACGGAGTTAGCCGGTGCTTCTTCTGTAGGTAACGTCAAGACCCGGGGGTATTAACCCCAGGCTTTTCTTCCCTACTGAAAGTGCTTTACAACCCGCAGGCCTTCTTCACACACGCGGCATTGCTGGATCAGGGTTGCCCCCATTGTCCAATATTCCCCACTGCTGCCTCCCGTAGGAGTCTGGGCCGTGTCTCAGTCCCAGTGTGGCTGATCGTCCTCTCAGACCAGCTACGGATCGTCGCCTTGGTAGGCCATTACCCCACCAACAAGCTAATCCGACGCAGGCTCATCCAATAGCGCAAGGTCCGAAGATCCCCTGCTTTCCCCCGTAGGGCGTATGCGGTATTAGCCTGAGTTTCCCCAGGTTGTCCCCCACTACTGGGCAGATTCCTACGCGTTACTCACCCGTCCGCCACTCGTCAGCGCAGAAGCAAGCTTCCGCCTGTTACCGTTCGACTTGCATGTGTTAAGCATGCCGCCAGCGTTCAATCTGAGCCAGGATCAAACTCTTCAGTTCAAGTTTGACTGTCGCTTTGAGGGCGACAAATCCTTGCTCGATGATTACTGTCTATAAATGGTATCTATTGCTAGGTACCAGACGCTCTCATCGAAATGTGTTGCATCGCAACCGTCGACGTGAGCGCCCACACAAGTTACCTGATCTAATTGTTAAAGAGCCCGCCGAGTACTGTGCCCGACAAAGAAGAGCCATTATACGCAGCCCTTCGTGGCTGTCAACACTTCGTGTTGACCCTGTTCCGTTCCGCCGCTGCCGTCTGCAGGGCCTCACCGTTCAGGAGCCGCGCATTATACGCAGCCTCCGGACGACGTCAACACCCCCGGCAAAATAATTTTCCGGCCACCCGCCAGGGTCCGCCCAGCCCTTCCTCAGACGAGGCTGACCCGCGCAAAACGGCGCTTGCCGACCTGGTAGACATGGCTCTCGCCAGCCGCGATTTCAAGCCGCCCGTCCTCGATCCGGTCGCCATCGATGCGCACCGCTCCCTGGCGGATCATGCGCAGCGCCTCGGAGGTGCTCTGCACCAGCCCGGCCAGCTTGAGCAGGTTGGCAATGGGCAGTTTTCCGCCCTCCGCCGGCAAGCTCAGCTCGGGCATGTCATCGGGCATGGCGCCTTTCTGAAAACGGGCGACGAAGGCCTCGTGGGCCTTCTTCGCCGCATCCTCGCCATGGAAGCGAGCGACGATCTCCCCGGCCAGCAGGAACTTGACGTCACGCGGATTTCTGCCCTCCTCCACCTCCCGCCGCAGGCCCTCGATCTCCGCCAGGGGACGAAAGCTGAGCAGCTCGAACCAGCGCCACATCAGCTCGTCGGAGATGGACATGATCTTGCCGAACATCTCCGCCGGCGGCTCGTCGATGCCGACGTAGTTGCCCAGTGACTTGGACATCTTCTGCACGCCGTCCAGCCCCTCGAGGATGGGCAGGGTGATCACCACCTGGGGCGGCTGCCCGTAGTGCTTCTGCAGCTCGCGGCCCACCAGCAGGTTGAACTTCTGGTCGGTACCGCCGAGCTCCACGTCGGCACGCAGGGCCACCGAATCGTAGCCCTGGATCAGCGGATAGAGGAACTCGTGGATGGCGATCGGCTGGCCGGCCTTGTAACGCTTGGCGAAGTCGTCGCGCTCCAGCATCCGCGCCACCGTGTGCCTGGCGGCCAGCTGGATCAGATCGGCCGGCGACATCTCGTTCATCCAGCTGGAATTGAACATCACCAGGGTCTTTTCCGGGTCGAGGATCTTGAAGATCTGCTGCTCGTAGCTACGCGCGTTCTCGATCACCTCGTCGCGGGTCAGCGGCGGCCGCGTGGCGCTCTTGCCGGTGGGGTCGCCGATCATGCCGGTGAAGTCGCCGATCAGGAACAGCACCTCGTGGCCGAGATCCTGAAAGGTGCGCAACTTGTTGATCAGCACCGTATGTCCGAGGTGCAGATCGGGCGCCGTGGGGTCGAAGCCGGCCTTGACGCGCAGCGCGCGCCCCGCCTTGAGTCGGTCGAGCAGCTCCGCTTCGAGCAGCACCTCGCTGGTGCCGCGCGTAATCGCCTGCAGGGCTTCATCCGGTGACGACATGGTTCAGATTCTCCACGGGTTTCCAGGGCACATGCGGCCGAAAGTGCGCAAGATTACCATATTCATGCCGCTACAGGCGCTAGACTGGAAGTCTCGCCCACCCCCCTGCGGAGCGCCGGGCAGACAGCGCCAAAATTATGACAACCCGTTGACCGCAAACGGCTTTCCGGGTAAGTTCCGGCAGAGCCGTGCGACCCCAAGGACCGCAAGTGAACAAGCCGCTGTTCGTGAAGCAGGACTATAAAGTACTTCTGGAGACGCCCCGCGGGACGCGGTCCGGGTTTCGCCCGCTGCACTGGTGGGTGCTGGGCATCGCCGCCGCCGGCGGCATGCTGCTGTTCAGTTCCTCCCCGGAGGAGGCCAGCGCCCGCCGCGCCGACAGCCTCGCCCTGGCCCTGCCAGGAACCGGCGGCGAGGCGCTCGAGACACAGGCCGCCCAGCGACTGACCCGCCTGCCCCTGCCCCCCGCCGAGACCAGCCGCCCCGGCCCGCAGGACCGTCCGGCCACAACGACGGAAACCCCGCCGACCGCAGCAACCGCCGAGCCTGGCGAAGCCGCCCGGCAGCCACTGACGGCAGCCACCCCGAGCAGTCCGCCCCCGGGCCGCTGGCACGAGGCCCGGGTCAAGCCAGGTGACAGCCTGGCCCGCATCTTCGCCCGCCTCGACCTCAGCCCCCGCGAGCTGCATGCCGTCATGAGCCTGGGCAAGAACGTCGCCGCCCTGAAACGCATCCACCCGGGCCAGAAACTGCAGTTCCGGGTCGACGACCAGGGTCGCCTGCTGGAGCTGAAATTCGAGAAGGACCGCCTCCATGCCCTGCAGGTGCTGCGCGACGCCGAGGGGTTCAGCAGCCGTGAGATCGCGCGCAGCCCCGAACATGTCACCGCCCACGCCTCGGCCACCATCGATTCCTCGCTGTTCCTCGCGGCGCAGAAGGCGGGGCTGTCCGACAACCTGACCATGGAACTGGCCGGCATCTTCGGCTGGGACATCGATTTCGCCCTCGACATCCGCGCCGGCGACCGCTTCACCGTGCTCTACGAGGAACTCTATCTGGACGGCGAGAAGATCGGCAACGGCGCCATCCTGGCCGCCGAGTTCGTCAACCAGGGTCGCGTCTACCGGGCCCTGCGCTACACCGATACCCGCGGCCACAGCGACTACTACACCCCGCAGGGCAAGAGCATGCGCAAGGCCTTCCTGCGTACTCCGGTCGCCTTCTCGCGGATCAGCTCACGCTTCAGCCTCGGCCGAAAACACCCGATCCTGAACCGCATCCGTGCCCACAAGGGCGTGGACTATGCCGCCCCCTACGGCACCCCGGTGAAGGCCACCGGCGACGGCAAGATCGTCTTCCGTGGCGCCAAGGGCGGCTACGGCAAGACCGTGGTGCTGCAGCACGGCAGCCGCTACAGCACCCTCTATGCCCACCTGTCGCGCTTCGCCCGCTCCCTGAAACCGGGCAGCCGGGTCCGCCAAGGCCAGGTGATCGGCTATGTCGGCCAGTCCGGTCTGGCCACCGGCCCCCACCTGCACTACGAGTTCCGGGTCAACGGCACCCACCGCAACCCCCTGACCGTGAAACTGCCGGCCGCAGCTCCTATCGAGAGCCGCTATCGCGCCGATTTCGAGAACCACAGCCGCTCGCTGCTGGCCCAGCTGGAACTGGTACGGGAACGGGAGACCCAGGTCGCCCTCAATCGCAACTGACGGGCGTCGCCGGACGCCTTCCGACGCATCGACAGGGAAAACCCGAGCCGATGCGTCAGTACCTCGCAGAGGCCCCTCGATGTCCGAGCTCTATCTTGGCCTGATGTCCGGCACCAGCCTGGACGCCGTGGACGCCGTGGCCGTTGATCTGGGGCAGGCGGAGCCCCGCCTGCTGGCCGCCCTCAGCCATCCCCTGCCCGCCGGGCTGCGTGCCGAGATCCTGGCCCTGAGTCATGGCGTGGCCAACGATGCCGTCGACCGCCTCGGACAGCTCGACCACAATCTGGGGATCTGCTTCGCCGAGGCCGTGACCGAACTCTGCCGGCGCGCCGGACTGGAGCCGGACCAGATCCGGGCCATCGGCAGCCACGGCCAGACCCTGCGCCACCGCCCACAGCCGCCGGCGCCCTTCTCCCTGCAGATCGGAGACCCCAACCTGATCGCGGAACGCACCGGCATCACCACCGTGGCCGACTTCCGCCGCCGCGACCTGGCGGCCGGCGGCCAGGGCGCCCCGCTGGTACCGGCCTTCCATGCCGCGGTCTTTCGCAGCCAGGAGGAACAGAGGGTGGTACTCAACATCGGCGGCATGGCCAACATCACCTGCCTGCCCGCCGACCCCGAGCCCCCGGTCACCGGCTTCGACACCGGACCCGGCAACGTGCTGATCGACATCTGGATCCAGGAACAGCGGGGGCAGCCCTTCGACCGCGACGGCGCCTGGGCGGCCAGCGGGCGAGTCGACGAGGCACTGCTGGAACGGATGCTGGAGGAGGACTTCTTCGCACAGCCGCCACCGAAGAGCACCGGCCGGGAACTGTTCAACCGCGCCTGGCTGCAGCGGCAACTGGCCCAGCGCAGGCTGGCGGCGGAAGACGTGCAGGCCACGCTCACGGCGCTGACCGCAACCAGCATCGCCCAGGCCATCGAGCGTTGGGCAAGGGGGACGGCGCGCATCCTGCTCTGCGGGGGGGGCGCCCGCAACAACGAGCTGATTCGCCAGCTGCGCGACCTGCTGCCCGCCTGCAGTATCGAATCCACGGGCCGCCATGGACTGGAACCGGAGTGGGTGGAGGCGGTGGCCTTCGCCTGGCTGGCGAAACAGACCCTCGAAGGCCGGCCTGGCAACCTGCCCTCCGTCACCGGCGCCGGCCACCCCGTGGTGCTCGGCGCCATCTACCCGGGGCAATCGGTCTGCCCTTCCAGCTAGCCCGGATATTGCATCAGGCCCCGGACGATGGCGTGCCTGGACCCGCCGGGGATCGCGGCCTGGAGGCCGCTCCTACGGGGCATGGCGGCACCCTGGTAGGAGCGGCCTCCAGGCCGCGATTGGCGTGGTGTTGACAGGCCCCCAGGAGTCTGTCGGATTCAGGCAATCGTAGCGAACAGGGCGGGAGAGCGGGCACAAATTTTCACGATTACGAGGCGCATCGTGGGCCTACGCAACGAGAAGTCGGAGGGATTTGGGCCGCCCTCCCATCAGCGCGGTAGATTAGCCCGCATATTGCACGAAGGATTCGAGTTTCAGGGCGAATCTGGCCAAGCAGTTTGTTCGATCGACCGCCGAAGCATAGCCGTCGCTATGGTTCAAGGGCGATCGGGAAAAATGCGACGCCAGATTTGGTCTGAACTCGAATAGGCACAAACTGTAGCAGGGCACAATTGCTCGCAGAGGGAATTACTGCCTTGATAAATACCGGAAAAATTACGCATGCAAGGCCGCCTTCGTGCAATATGCGGGCTAGGAGCTAGGAGCTAGGAGCTGGGAGCTAGGAGCTAGGAGCTAGGAGCTGGGAGCTGGGAGCTGGGAGCTGGGAGCTGGGAGCTGGGAGCTGGGAGCTGGGAGCTGGGAGCTGGGAGCTGGGAGCTGGGAGCTGGGAGCTGGGAGCTGGGAGCTGGGAGCTGGAAGGGCGGGCACTGCCCGCCCTTCTGACTTCTGACGCCCCCTACCGCTGGCCGATGGGGATGTAGTCGCGCTCCGACTCGCCGGTGTAGACCTGGGTGGGGCGGAAGATGCGATTGTCCTTGAGCTGTTCGCGCCAGTGCGCCAGCCAGCCGGCACAGCGGGCCACGGCGAAGATCGAGGTGAACTGGTCCTCGGGGATCCCCATGGCGCTGTAGAGGATGCCGGAGTAGAAGTCGACGTTGGGATAGACGCCCTTGGGACCGAGCCGCGCCTCACACAGCTCCTCCAGTTTCAGCGCAGTCTCGAACAACGGCCCCATCTCGCCGCCACGTTCACGCATCAGCTCCAGCATCATGTTCTGGAGGATGGTGGCGCGCGGGTCCTTGACCTTGTACTCGCGGTGCCCCATACCCCAGATCTTGGCCTTCTTGGCCAGC harbors:
- a CDS encoding anhydro-N-acetylmuramic acid kinase, giving the protein MSELYLGLMSGTSLDAVDAVAVDLGQAEPRLLAALSHPLPAGLRAEILALSHGVANDAVDRLGQLDHNLGICFAEAVTELCRRAGLEPDQIRAIGSHGQTLRHRPQPPAPFSLQIGDPNLIAERTGITTVADFRRRDLAAGGQGAPLVPAFHAAVFRSQEEQRVVLNIGGMANITCLPADPEPPVTGFDTGPGNVLIDIWIQEQRGQPFDRDGAWAASGRVDEALLERMLEEDFFAQPPPKSTGRELFNRAWLQRQLAQRRLAAEDVQATLTALTATSIAQAIERWARGTARILLCGGGARNNELIRQLRDLLPACSIESTGRHGLEPEWVEAVAFAWLAKQTLEGRPGNLPSVTGAGHPVVLGAIYPGQSVCPSS
- a CDS encoding peptidoglycan DD-metalloendopeptidase family protein; the protein is MNKPLFVKQDYKVLLETPRGTRSGFRPLHWWVLGIAAAGGMLLFSSSPEEASARRADSLALALPGTGGEALETQAAQRLTRLPLPPAETSRPGPQDRPATTTETPPTAATAEPGEAARQPLTAATPSSPPPGRWHEARVKPGDSLARIFARLDLSPRELHAVMSLGKNVAALKRIHPGQKLQFRVDDQGRLLELKFEKDRLHALQVLRDAEGFSSREIARSPEHVTAHASATIDSSLFLAAQKAGLSDNLTMELAGIFGWDIDFALDIRAGDRFTVLYEELYLDGEKIGNGAILAAEFVNQGRVYRALRYTDTRGHSDYYTPQGKSMRKAFLRTPVAFSRISSRFSLGRKHPILNRIRAHKGVDYAAPYGTPVKATGDGKIVFRGAKGGYGKTVVLQHGSRYSTLYAHLSRFARSLKPGSRVRQGQVIGYVGQSGLATGPHLHYEFRVNGTHRNPLTVKLPAAAPIESRYRADFENHSRSLLAQLELVRERETQVALNRN
- the tyrS gene encoding tyrosine--tRNA ligase; this translates as MSSPDEALQAITRGTSEVLLEAELLDRLKAGRALRVKAGFDPTAPDLHLGHTVLINKLRTFQDLGHEVLFLIGDFTGMIGDPTGKSATRPPLTRDEVIENARSYEQQIFKILDPEKTLVMFNSSWMNEMSPADLIQLAARHTVARMLERDDFAKRYKAGQPIAIHEFLYPLIQGYDSVALRADVELGGTDQKFNLLVGRELQKHYGQPPQVVITLPILEGLDGVQKMSKSLGNYVGIDEPPAEMFGKIMSISDELMWRWFELLSFRPLAEIEGLRREVEEGRNPRDVKFLLAGEIVARFHGEDAAKKAHEAFVARFQKGAMPDDMPELSLPAEGGKLPIANLLKLAGLVQSTSEALRMIRQGAVRIDGDRIEDGRLEIAAGESHVYQVGKRRFARVSLV